Proteins from a genomic interval of Rosa chinensis cultivar Old Blush chromosome 2, RchiOBHm-V2, whole genome shotgun sequence:
- the LOC112187481 gene encoding uncharacterized protein LOC112187481, which yields MTTTMSSATATTTTLLLLLTLIATSTSTSAPILGLDTFLTHQSRYDRQASNDSFQSLSSTLRHSLSLSSPSLSHSLSSILSLTIPLSLHVRLVGPSFPSSSATLLSSFLSASQTSDHFHVITPADAADSHRLAVKHSLHLDVSHSPSLASQLSKTLASELANTPASLRSPLVSVAYDSIDRIIKQDFDKEKPVHGVYLYFLDLGPQSKSYAYSYGSGDSSPGFTKCLGSVWTGSDRYIWIDLGAGPVDYGPALSGDGVLPKGEFHPLAALHGSPKAQKALLADLASLVWSAYQVLLVPSLRIPVQYENSLIVQFIHVYGGESGKDSSGLDWKSIERTFMDEAKDNGLLLGDQSLRFKNYKVKYSECPICSFAIARSINSYTSRFLFDNYTLIASEYLDSKRLHQILSDSADEFRRVAGFPEEDFGRVLPVYVFDLDYHMLLLLDRYHQTVAFRDMVIAVRTRNTQTVSDYSCNGRHVFTQTRELERPLVGSILQSMWGVSPTHMLWSPRHNTTLVDYTWSVGQTPFGPFSEISSLSFVQKDAARRNVLLTSLNYSISSAVDVLESIAAHGGERKLLKRNRHVEFVQRWNFFKYKLDKAVAAMSHLDFEMALYYMRSSDHDLYAIHSIVYHASQELEASLVCFKDPPFPWSFVFMVAVLLLLGYYISSRKHKLFRSKSKQF from the coding sequence ATGACCACCACCATGTCCTCCGCCacggccaccaccaccaccctccTACTCCTCCTAACCCTAAtcgccacctccacctccacctcagCCCCAATTCTCGGCCTCGACACCTTCCTCACCCACCAGTCCCGCTACGACCGGCAAGCCTCCAACGACTCCTTCCAGTCTCTCTCCTCCACTCTCCGCcactccctttctctctcctcgccgtctctctcccactctctctcctccatcctCTCCCTCaccatccctctctctctccacgtCCGCCTCGTCGGCCCTTCCTTCCCTTCCTCCTCCGCCActctcctctcctccttcctctccgcCTCCCAGACCTCCGATCACTTCCACGTCATCACCCCCGCCGACGCCGCGGACTCTCACCGCTTGGCCGTCAAGCACTCCCTCCACCTCGACGTCAGTCACTCCCCCTCCCTCGCCTCTCAGctctccaaaaccctagcctccGAGCTCGCCAATACCCCCGCCAGTCTCCGATCGCCGCTCGTCTCCGTCGCCTACGATTCAATCGACCGGATCATCAAGCAGGACTTCGACAAAGAGAAGCCGGTCCACGGCGTTTACCTCTATTTCTTGGATTTGGGGCCCCAATCCAAGAGCTATGCTTACAGCTATGGATCTGGTGACTCCTCTCCTGGCTTCACCAAGTGCTTGGGCAGCGTTTGGACCGGGTCGGACCGCTACATTTGGATCGATTTGGGCGCCGGACCGGTCGACTACGGCCCGGCGCTTTCCGGCGACGGTGTCTTGCCGAAAGGCGAGTTTCATCCTCTGGCGGCGTTGCACGGCTCGCCCAAAGCTCAGAAGGCTTTGCTGGCGGACTTGGCTTCCTTGGTTTGGAGTGCTTACCAGGTTCTTCTTGTTCCCTCTTTGAGAATTCCTGTTCAGTATGAGAATTCTTTGATTGTTCAGTTTATACATGTTTATGGAGGTGAGAGTGGTAAGGATTCGAGTGGTTTGGATTGGAAATCGATTGAGAGGACCTTTATGGATGAGGCTAAGGATAATGGCTTGTTGTTAGGGGATCAGTCTTTGAGATTCAAGAATTATAAGGTGAAGTATTCGGAGTGCCCGATATGTTCATTTGCTATTGCCAGGTCGATTAATTCATATACGTCGAGGTTCTTGTTTGATAACTATACGTTGATTGCAAGTGAGTATTTGGATTCGAAGAGATTGCATCAGATATTGTCAGACTCTGCTGATGAGTTTAGGAGAGTGGCAGGGTTTCCTGAGGAGGATTTTGGCAGGGTGCTTCCTGTGTATGTGTTTGATTTGGACTACCACATGCTGTTGCTGCTCGATAGGTATCACCAAACTGTTGCTTTTAGAGATATGGTGATTGCAGTGAGGACCAGGAACACACAGACTGTGAGTGATTATAGCTGCAATGGCCGCCATGTGTTTACACAGACGAGGGAGCTTGAGAGACCACTTGTTGGTTCGATTTTACAGAGTATGTGGGGAGTGTCGCCGACTCATATGTTGTGGAGCCCTAGGCACAATACTACGTTGGTGGATTACACGTGGAGTGTTGGGCAGACTCCATTTGGGCCGTTCTCGGAGATTTCATCACTATCATTCGTACAGAAGGATGCTGCTCGGAGAAATGTTCTTTTGACATCACTGAATTACAGCATATCAAGTGCTGTAGATGTTCTTGAATCCATAGCTGCACATGGTGGGGAGAGAAAGCTCCTGAAACGTAATCGACATGTTGAGTTCGTACAAAGGTGGAATTTCTTCAAGTACAAGCTGGACAAAGCAGTTGCTGCAATGTCACATTTAGACTTTGAGATGGCTTTATACTATATGAGGTCCTCAGATCATGATCTATATGCTATCCACTCTATTGTGTATCATGCCTCCCAGGAATTGGAGGCATCCCTTGTATGTTTCAAGGATCCACCATTTCCGTGGTCTTTTGTGTTTATGGTTGCAGTGCTTCTCCTTCTTGGCTATTATATTAGTTCTAGAAAACACAAACTATTCAGAAGTAAGAGTAAGCAATTTTGA